The DNA window CCGCCAGCGCCTGCTGGCTGAACTCGATGCGGCTGCGACCTTCCTGCGCGCAGAACAGATTGCGGAAATGGTAGGCCAGCAGGGTGGCGTCGCCGCTGCGCTCGCGCAGCGGCGGGATCGGAATCACAATCTCGGACAGGCGGTAATACAAATCCTCGCGGAAGCGCCCCTGGGCGATCAGCTGCTTCAGGTCCTGGTGCGTGGCGCAGACGACGCGCACGTCGACCGCGATCTCTTCATGCCCGCCGACCCGCTCGATGACCCGCTGCTGCAGGAAGCGCAGCAGCTTGGCCTGCAAGGCCATCGGCAAGTCGCCGATCTCGTCGAGGAAGAAGGTGCCGCCCTGCGCCATCTCGACCTTGCCCTTGGTCTGCTTGGCGGCGCCGGTGAAGGCGCCCTTTTCGTAACCGAACAGCTCGCTCTCGAGCAGGTGTTCCGGTATCGCCGCGCAGTTGATGGCCATGAAGCGCTGGTTGGCGCGCGGACTGAGTTGGTGCAGGCCGCGCGCCAGCACCTCCTTGCCGGTGCCGCTCTCGCCCAGCAGCATCACGGTGGCCGAGGTCGGTGCTACCTTCTCGATGTTGCGGCAAACCTTTTGCATCGTCGGCGCGCGGCTGATGACGGTGCTCAGGGCGGAGGTGGTTTGCACCTCGCGCATGCGCACGTTCTCCTGCTGCAGGCCGTGCAGATAGAAGGCGCGCTGCAGCACCAGGCCCAGCACGCCGGGATCGACCGGCTTCTGGTGGAAATCGTAGGCGCCGGCGGCGATGGCGCTGAGCGCGTGCGCGTGGTCCTGGTTGCCGGTCAGGACGATGACCTTGGTGTCCGGCGCCAGCGCCAGGATCTCGCGCAACGTTGCCAGCCCTTCGGTGGCGCCGTCCGGGTCCGGCGGCAAGCCCAGGTCCATCGTGACCACGGCCGGCTCGTGCCGGCGCAGTTGCGCCAGCGCGCTGGAACGGTTGTCCGCCAGCGCGATGTCGTAGTGGTCGAGGCTCCAGCGCAGCTGCTTTTGCAGCCCCAGGTCGTCCTCGATGATCAATAACTTGGCTTTGTTCGCCATAACCTACCTCTCTGGCTTTCAGGCCGGAATGCTTGTATTTATGCTGCTTGTACTTATGCTGCTACGGGAACGTCCGCCGCGCGCCAGCCGGGCAGCACCACACGGAAGGTGGTGCCGCGCAGCGGTACGCTGTGCACCTCCAGCCGTCCGCCCAGCTCGG is part of the Oxalobacteraceae bacterium OTU3CAMAD1 genome and encodes:
- the prsR gene encoding PEP-CTERM-box response regulator transcription factor, which produces MANKAKLLIIEDDLGLQKQLRWSLDHYDIALADNRSSALAQLRRHEPAVVTMDLGLPPDPDGATEGLATLREILALAPDTKVIVLTGNQDHAHALSAIAAGAYDFHQKPVDPGVLGLVLQRAFYLHGLQQENVRMREVQTTSALSTVISRAPTMQKVCRNIEKVAPTSATVMLLGESGTGKEVLARGLHQLSPRANQRFMAINCAAIPEHLLESELFGYEKGAFTGAAKQTKGKVEMAQGGTFFLDEIGDLPMALQAKLLRFLQQRVIERVGGHEEIAVDVRVVCATHQDLKQLIAQGRFREDLYYRLSEIVIPIPPLRERSGDATLLAYHFRNLFCAQEGRSRIEFSQQALAAVEAWQWPGNVREMENCIKRAIIMADGPQIVAEDLGLDAPEQAADDFNLRQVRDRAEREAIVRALVRCENNILRAAELLGVSRPTLYDLMHRHAIDA